TATTGCTGCGCATGATAGCGGCCAGTTGCACCGGCACTTTGCCGACGCGGATGGGCTGGATGCCGTTGCGGTCCACATGGCAGGCCACTTCAACGGCGGCGGCATCGGGCAGGTTTTCGATCAGGCCGTCATTGCGCACATTGCCGTAAATCACGCTAGGAGCACCTGTGACGCAGGAATGGATGATGGCGGCGGCATATTCGCGGCTCTTGGTCACTTCGAGTGGTTCGTTCGATTGTTCCAATTCTTTCTTCAGATTGTGCCAACCCGCAATCTGGTTTTCGCAGCGGGTGATATATTCATCCAGCGGCACCTGGAATTTCTCAATCAGGTCCTCGCGCCCGCGCTTGATGAACCAAGGCGTGTATTCGGAGAAATGCTCGGAGCTTTCAGTGACAAAATGACCGAAGCGTTTTAGCACTTCAAAGCGCACGGCTTCCTTGGGCGGGAACACGCCATCCGCAGCCAGCTTGCGCAGGCGCGGATAAAGATCTTCGCGCGCGCCATCGGGCAGGCGCTTTTCGAATTTGGTGAAGAAGGCCACGTGATTGAGGCCCGCGCAGTTGAAATCGATATTGGCGATGTCTTCACCCAGCGTGCGCGCGAGGAATTGCGATGTGTCCTGCACCGAATGGCACAGGCCCACATAGCGGATGTGCGGAAACTTGTCCGCCATCGCCCAGGAGATCATCGCCATGGGGTTCACATAATTCATCATCAACGCTTTGGGGCAGTGCTGCTCCATGTCCTTCGCGATATCGAAGACCACAGGGATGGTGCGCAGCGCGCGGAAGATGCCGCCTATGCCCAGCGTATCGGCAATGGTCTGGCGCACGCCAAATTTTTTTGGCACGGCAAAGTCCGTTACCGTGGCGGGCTTGTAGCCGCCGACCTGCATCATCAGGATCACGAAGTCGGCGCCGTTGAGCGCATCAGCGCGATTGGTGGTGGCGGTGACTTTGGCGGGGATGCCGAGCGTCTGGCAGATGCGTTGCGCCATGATGGTTGAAGTGGACAGGCGCGTTTCATCAATGTCGAAAAGCGAAATCTCGCTGCTGGCGAGTTCATCATTGCTGAGAACATCGCTCAGAATATTGCGGGCAAACACCGTGCTGCCGGCACCAACGAGACAAATCTTGGCCATGGATAAAACACCTGGAAATTTCGGGTGAAAACTGTTTGCCACTGGTTTTCCGATAATTCTTGCTGAAAACACCCTGTTGATTCCTGTTTTTGAGTGTGTTGAGGTGGCCTTCGATGCCCCAGCTTGACCCCGCCGAAACCGGCAACCGCTTCTTGCAGCCGCAATCTTTTCTGGCTGAAACCCATATGGTTGAGCCGATGCCGGAGGCGCATTGGCATGATCATGTGGAGCTGAACGTCATTATCAAAGGCGGCATGACTTACCTGATCAATGGCAAGCAGGTGGATCTGCATGAGGGCGGCATTTATTGCTTCTGGGCCGCGGTGCCGCATCAAGTGATTTCGGCGCTGGATGAGACGAAGCTGGTTTGTGTCTATGTGCCGTTCGCGGATTTTCTTTCACTCGTTGTGTCGAGTGAGTTCCGCGATGAGCTTCTGGCCGGGCATGTGATGACTTGCGACAAGACTGATCCGACGGACGTGACCACTGTGACGCGTTGGGCGCAGGAATGGGAAAGTGACGAAGAGCAGCTGACCAACCTGCTGCGCGATGAAGCGCGGCTGCGTGTGCGCAGGCTGGCGTTGAATGCTTGCCGCGCCGACAAGGTGAAGCGCGCGAAGGAGCCGGATCACAAGCGCGACACGGCGCATATTGCCGACAAGCGCACCATCGCGCGCGTGCAGGTGATGACCAGTTTCATCAACAGCGATTTCATGAATCCGATTGATGTTTCGGATGTTGCAAAAGTGAGCGGGCTGCATCCGAGCAGCGCCACCGCAACATTCCGCAAAGTGCTGGGGCAATCGATTGCGCAATATTTGCGGCAGCGCCGTTTGAACCATGCGCTGAAGCTGCTGGCCGATACCGACATGGCAATCATCGAAGTGGCTTATGAAAGCGGGCATGGTTCACTCACCCGCTTCTACGACGCGTTTCAGCGGCAGGTGGGCTGCACGCCGAAGGATTATCGCCGCCGCTTCAGGTCATAATTAAAGTGGCGCGTGACCGGACGCAAAACCGGCGTCCACTTTTGCTGGTCACGCTTTTATCAGGAAGATCGCTTCGATCTCTACCGTCATCCGGTTTGGCAATGAGCCCACGCCCACGGCGGAGCGCGCGTGTTTGCCGGCCTCGCCCAGCACTTCGACGAAGAGATCGGAACAGCCATTGATGACTTTGGGGTGATCGGAAAAATCCGGCTCGGCATTGACCATGCCAAGCAATTTCACCACCGCCTCGATGCGCGATAATTCACCGAGTGCGGCCTTGGCGGTGGCCAGCAATTGCAGGCCGGTGGTGCGGGCATCGGCATAGCCCTGTGCTATATCCGCAGTGAGGCCGAGGCGGCCGACACTATAAGTTCCCTCCGGCAGCTTCGGGCCCTGCCCTGAGAGATAGAGGAACGGCCCGGCGAAACGCCAAGGCACGTAAGTTGCCACCGGCACGGGCGGCTTGGGCAGAACCAGACCCAGTTGCTGCAGGCGTTCTTCAGGTGTCATTGCACTTTTCCTCTTGCATCGACTTTCACAGCACCCAGCACTTCGTTGCCCCGCACGAAGACCACCTTGTCGAACAGGTTGTTGACCGGGCAGACGTGATTCATGGTGATACGCACTTGCTCGCCCACTTTCAGCGGGCGCGGGCTGGTGCTTGTGTCGAGATAGCCATGTTCTTCATTCAAGGCATAAACCGGGATCATGTTCAGATCCTGCACCACGCCGTATCCCGGCAGTGGCGAGAGATCGCTGGTGAGAGCTTTGGAACCTGCGTCGATCAGCGCGCGCTCCGGCGTGGGCGTGCTGACCACCGTAGCGAGAACAGTCTCTGCACAATCGGCAAAGGTGTAAGCGCCCACGGCCACTTGCGTGCGGTCATTATAGATGTTGGTGCCCACGCGATATTCGGTCACTTCTTCGAGACCGCTTTCATCCCACAGGTCCTTGGAGCCACCGGAGCTGACGCGCGGGCAAGGCAAGCCGGATTTGCTGAGGCCCTGCTTGGCTTCAGCGATAAAGGCCGCCACTTCCTTGCGCTTGAAGGCGGGCGGATAGGTCATCAGGCCGCCGAAGGTGAGGCCGGCGGTGTTTTCAATTCGCTCGGCCAATGCCACGGCGGCGGCCGGCGATTGCACGCCATTGCGGCCCATGCCGGTATCGCATTCGACCAGGACTTCGAGTTTGCGCCCGCCGAGCTTGGCGGCGAGGGCTAGGCTCTCGATCACTTCTACGCTGTCTGCCACTACCGCAATATCAGTGCGATTCATCAATTTTGCCAAGCGCTCCTGCTTGGCGCGGCCCAGAACGTTGAAAGTGAGCAACTGGTCCCTGATGCCGGCATCGGCCATCACTTCGGCCTCGCCCAGTTTCTGCACGCAGATGCCTTTTGCGCCGAGTGCGATTTGCAGACGCGCAACTGAAGCGAGTTTATGCGTCTTGATATGCGGGCGGCTGGCGATGCCGAGCTTGTCGCAATGCGCCTGCCATTTCACCAGATTGGCCAGCATGATATCGAAATCGATGATCGGCACCGGGGTTTCCAGATCTTCCAACCGCTTGCCCATCGGCTCGAAATCGAAGAAGCTTTCCGCATTGATCTTGGCTGGCACGGCACATTCCTCAGCAGGGTGATGAGGCTTTGAGCATCGGTTGAACGCGCCGCGCGGTCAAGCTTCGGCATGATGCCTGCGCCAAAATTTTCCGGAAATTCCGCTCAAAAAGCAGAAAGGTTCCGGCGAAAGCGGCAAGAAAATCGGTTTTCCGAGCGATAGCCTTCTTCCTTAAGTTGCTCGCAGAAGCACAGGATTCAGCCGCCTACGCGCGGCACAACAGGAGAGAGAAGATGAAATTCAACCGATCACGTTTGGCCTTTGTCACTGCCGCCCTGTTGCTGGGCGTGGCGCATGGGGCCTTTGCCGATGACAAGCCATTTGCCGGGCAATCAATCACTGTGCTGCTGCCCTCGCCGCAGGATGCCAATATGGCGGCTGATTTCGAGAAGGCCACCGGCATCAAGCTCGACCTGCAGACGGCGAGCTGGGACGATGTATCGGTCAAGGTTTCAACCGCATTGCTGGCCGGGACAGCACCTGCCGATGTGACCGAGTTTGACTGGTCGTGGACAGGGCAGTTTGCTGCCGCCGGCTGGTATGTGCCGCTGAATGATGTGGTGAGCAAGGAAACCCAGGAAGACGTGAAGGGTTCGGCGCTGTTCAACATCAATGGCCAGCTTCTCGCCGTGCCTTACACCAATGACTTCCGCGTGATGCTGATCAACAAGAAGCATTTCGATGATGCTGGCGTGAAGGCGATCCCGAAGACACTCGATGAACTTGTGGCCGCTGCCAAGGCAATCAAGGACAAGGGCATCACCAAATATCCGATTGGCCTGCCGCTTTCGGCCACCGAAGGCGCATCGACCAGCTGGTATCTGCTGACCAAGGCGTTCGGCGGCGATCTCTTTGACAAGGACATGAATCCGTTATTCACCGCCAAGGACTCCGCCGGTTACAAGGCGATGGCGTTTGAAATGCAGCTGCTGAAAGACGGCCTGGTTGACCCGGCTTCGACCGGCCTGAAAGACAGCGACATCAATGACACGGTGTTTGCGAAGGGCCTGACCAGCATCATGATCAGCGGCGAGCCTGGCCGCCTGGGCCAATATTCCGATCCGAAGCAATCCACCGTGGCGGGCCAAGTGGCGGCCATTCCGGTTGCCACCGCCAGCGGCACGACGCGCAGCTTCGGCCTGCTGGAAGGGCTTGGCATTCCGAAGTCTTCGCCCAACCAGGACGCAGCAAAGGAATTCGTGAAGTGGATGACGGCGAAGGAATTCCAGATCCACAATTATTCCAACGGCGTGTTACCCACCCGCACATCAGCGCTGGCCGATTTGCAGAAAGACGGCAAGCTGATCAGCGGCGAAGCTTTGGTCGCGCAAGCACCGACCGTTGAACCACTTTTCCCGGCTGGGGCGCCAACATGGTATCCGCAATTCTCACTGGCGGTGAACACCTCGATCAACTCTGTAGCCAAGGGCGAGATTTCGATTGATGATGCCATGAAGCGGATTGCAGACGCCGTGGTTGAAGCTAAGAAACAGTGACTGTTCACATTATCTCCTCCCCGACTTCGAAGCCCCTTGGCGTTGGAAAATATCCCGACGCCATGTTGGGCTTCTTTCTTATTCTGCCGATCATCCTCACCATGGGCAGCCTGGTGTTCTACCCGCTGCTGGCCACCTTCTGGGACAGTTTGCACCGGGTGGACCCGTTGCAGCAGGGCACGCCGTTTGTCGGGATTGCCAATTACACGCGGGTGTTCGACGATGCTGAAGTGGGCCGTTCGTGGTTCAACACGTTCAAATATGTCTTGCTGGCGGTGTTTCTGGAAACCGTGTTTGGCGTTCTCGCTGCGGCGCTGATCAACCAGGTGAAGCGTGGGCGGCAATGGGTGCTGGCGGCGATCGTGCTGCCCTGGGCCTTGCCCCCGGTGGTGAGTGCCGTCATTTGGGAATGGATTTATGCGCCGGGGCCGGGCCTGCTGAATGGGGCGCTGACGGCGATGGGGTTGCCGTTCGAAGATTTCGTCTGGTTCAATAACAGCACATTGGCGCTGCTGCTGATCACGCTGGTTCATGTCTGGCGGATGATGCCGCTGACCATCGTGATCGTGCTGGCGGCGATGCAGGGCATTCCTGGCGAGCTTTATGAAGCGGCTCGCATGGATGGATCATCACGCTTTGGCATGTTCCGCACGATCACGCTACCGCTGACGCGCGGTGCCATTGCCGTGGCGATGACCAATGCGACGGTCGCCGCCTTCAACCTGTTTGACGAAGCGATTGTGCTTGCGCGCAACAGCGTTGAGACGCGGCCGATCCTGATTCAGATTTATCTGGAGGCCTTCCGTAAATTTCACTTCTCCTATGGCATGGCGCTGTCTTTGATGGTGACTGCTGTGTCGCTGCTGGTGTCGCTGGGTTATGTGATGCGCATCCACAAGAATACGAGGCTTGATTGATGCAGAGCGCGTGGTCTCACCGGATTGTTGTTTGGTTGGGCGTGGGCTTGCTGCTGCTTTGGTCGCTGGTGCCGATCTATTGGACGCTGGCCACCAGTCTGACGCCCGCGATGGATTTCAATATGCGGCCGATCCACTTTTATCCGTGGCATTTGACGCTGGATCACTATGCGCGGCTGTTCGGCATCACCGCCAACACGATTGGAGGCGTGAACACGGCCAACCAGTTCAAGCTGGCGCTGCTCAACAGCATCATCACATCAGGTGGGGCGACAATCCTTTGCGTGCTGTTCTCGCTGATGGGTGCCTATGCGTTCACGCGGCTGGAATTTCCGGGGCGGCAGATTATTTTCTATCTGGTGGTCGGCACGTTGGCTATTCCGGGTTATGCGGTTCTCATTCCTCTCTTCCGCATCATGGTGAGCCTGCACCAGATTGATGCCTATCTCGGTGTTACGCTGATCTATGTCACCGCCTTCCTGCCACTGTGCCTGTGGCTTCTGAAAGGTATTCTCGACATTCTGCCGCGCTCGCTGGAAGAGGCGGCGCGGATGGATGGCGCGGGCCATATCCGCATCCTTGCCGAGATCATCACGCCGCTGGCCGCACCCGGATTAACGGCGGCGGCCATTCTCACATTCCTAGGTGCATGGGGGCAGTTTCTGGTGCCGCTGGTGTTCTCGCCCAAGGCCACCAAGCCGCTCACCGTGATGATCCCGGAATTTGTGGGCAAGAATTTCATCGACTACGGCCTGATCATGGCATCCGGCACCGTGGCGATTTTTGTGCCCTGCTTGCTGGTGATTTTCCTCAACAAATATCTGATCTCAGGGCTGCTCGCCGGCTCCGGCAAGTGATAGAACGGCCGGATGAAAACTGAAGTTGAAACCGTGATCATCGGTGCCGGCATCATTGGCTTGGCCACGGCGTTTCATCTGGCTCGTGAGGGGCGCGAGGTGATGCTGATTGATCCGCGCGGCGCGGGCGGTGGCACATCCTTCGGCAATGCCTGCACTCTGGCACCCTATGCAGTTACACCGGTGGGCCACCCCGATATTATCTCTTCGCTGCCCGGCCTACTGTTCAGTGCCGATAGCCCGTTGGCGATGCGGTGGAGCGCGCTGCCGCAGCTGTTGCCGTGGCTGATGCGCTTTGCCCGCGAATGCACGCCGGGCCGCACGCGGGCAAATGCGGCGCATATTGCCACGCTGCTGAAAGGGGCTGTGCCGGAATGGCAGCAACTGGCGGCGGATGCGGGTGTTGCGCAGCTGTTTCACACCAAGGGATGCCTCTATGCCTATCACCAGCCTGATCCCACGGTGCTGACCGGTTGGCCGGCGCGCTTGAGGGCGGCGCATGGGACGCAGCTGGAAGTTCTGAACGAGGCCGAGGTGGCGAAACTGGAACCGCAGCTTCCACCGATGAAAGGTGGTGGTATTTATTTTCCAGATGCCAAGCACATCGATGATCCTGCGACTTTGACCCAGACTCTTATGTCAGCCGTGGTCAAACGCGGTGGAGTTCTGCATCAAGCGAGCGTGACCGGCATTGCACCTTTGGATGACGGACGGGTGCGGGTGGAGGGCAATGGATTTTCTGTCACTGCGCGCAAGGTGGTATTGTCTGCGGGCGCTTGGTCGAAGCCACTGGCGCAGAGGATCGGAGATGACTTTCCGCTGGAAACCGAGCGTGGCTATCACCTCGAATTTGCCTGTGAGACGCCACTGCTGAACCGGCCCGTGAGCCCGATTGAATTTGGATTCTATCTCACACCGCTCACGGGACGATTGCGCGCTGCGGGCACGGTGGAACTGGGCGGGCTGGTTGCGCCTCAAAATGAAAAGCGGCTTGCTTACATCGAGAAGCGCGTGCGGGCGGTGTTTCCGCAGCTGGGGCCGGTCGCTTCGACCTGGCTGGGCTTCCGGCCATCGCTGCCGGATTCACTGCCGGTCATCGGGCCATCGTCCAAGCATCCATCCGTAATCTACGCCTTTGGTCATGGCCATATTGGGATGACGCTGGGGGCGATCACCGGGCGGCTGGTGAAGGAGATGATTGTGGGCGGCAAGAATTCGGATGAGGCGGCGGCCTTCTCGCCGCGGCGCTTCACGTCTTGAAGGCGGCTTCCATCAGCAGCCGCGTATAATTTTCCATCGGGTGGTTCATCACGTCGTCGGTGAGGCCCTGCTCCACCACCACGCCGTTGCGCATCACGATCACATAATCGGCGATCGCGCGTACCACAGCGAGGTCGTGGCTGATAAACAAATAGGAAAGGCCATGCGCCTGCTGCAGGTTGCGTAGCAGCTCAACAATCTGCGTTTGCACATGCCGGTCAAGTGCTGAGGTCGGCTCATCCAGCACGAGCACCTTCGGCTTCAGGATGATGGCGCGTGCGATGGCGAGGCGCTGGCGCTGGCCACCGGAAAATTCATGCGGATAGCGATTGCGCAAAGCCGGATCAATCTGCACTTCCTCAAAGGCTTTGATGGCGCGCTTGTCACGCTCTGCGGCGCCAATGCCGGGCTCATGCACCAGCAAACCTTCAGTCACGATCTGCCCCGCCGTCAGGCGTGGCGAGAGCGAGCCGTAAGGATCCTGAAACACCACCTGCAATTCCTTGCGCAAGGGGCGCATGGCCTGCTTGTCGAGCTTCGCAATATCGCGGCCCAGAAACACCACGCGGCCCTGCGATGGCAAGAGGCGCAGCAGCGCGCGGGCCAAAGTGGATTTGCCAGAACCGGATTCACCCACAATGCCGATGGTCTGCCCCTGGCGCAAAGCGACTGACACCTTGTCCACCGCGTTGATCACCAGCGGCACGCCACCTAAAAAGCCACCACCGAGCCGGAAGCTGACTTTGACGTCATTGCCGGACAAAACGATGGGTGCGGAGGACGGTACGGGTGCCTTGTGACCCGAAGGCTCGGCGGCCAGCAGCGCCTTGGTGTAATCGTGCTGGGGCTTGGCGAAGATGGCCTTGGTGTCACCCTCCTCTACCACCTCGCCCTTGCGCATCACATAGACGCGGTGGGCGATACGCTTCACGATGCCCAGATCATGGGTGATGAAAATCAGCCCCATGCCGAGCTTCTTCTGCAACGAAGCGAGCAGATCAAGGATTTCGGCCTGGATGGTCACATCAAGCGCCGTGGTCGGCTCATCGGCGATCAGCAGATCGGGATTGTTCGCGAGCGCCATGGCGATCATCACCCGCTGGCGCTGGCCGCCGGAGAGTTCATGCGGGTAGGAACGCATGCGCCGTTCAGGATCATTGATCTTCACCAGTTGCAGCGCTTCCAGCGCGCGGGCATGGGCCTCTTTCGGCGAGAGCTTGCTGTGGGCGCGCAAGGGCTCCATCAATTGATCGCCGATCGAATAGAGCGGATCGAGCGAAGTCATCGGCTCCTGAAAAATCATCGCGATCTTGCGGCCACGGATGGCGTTTAGCTGGCTCTTGGTCAGCGCCAGAAGATTGCGGCCGTCATAAGTGGCGGTGCCGCCGGTGATGCCGTTGCGCGGCAGCAGGCCCATGACCGCCATCATGCTCTGGCTTTTGCCGGAGCCGGATTCACCGACAATCGCCACGGTCTCACCTGCATTCACCGTGAAGTTTGCGCCCTTCACGGCTTCAACTGTGCCATCAGCGGTTTTGAAGCCGACAGTGAGGTTCTGGATGTCGAGAAGTGCTTTCATCTAGCGGTCCTTCGGGTCCAGCGCGTCACGCAGACCATCGCCGATGAAATTCAGCGCGAAGAGCGTGGAGGACAGGAAGAAAGTTGGGATGAAGAGCAGATAGGGTGCCACTTCCATATTGGCGGCGCCCTCGGCAATTTCCACACCCCAGCTCGACATCGGCTCCTGCACGCCCAGACCGAGGAACGAAAGGAAGCTTTCGAGAATGATCACCTGCGGCACCAGCAGCGTGAGATAAATCACAATCGGCCCCAGCATGTTGGGGATGATGTGGCGGCGCAGGATGCCGAGCGTGCCGACGCCCAAGGCTTCGGCGGCCTGCACATATTCCTGCCGTTTCAGCGACAGGGTTTGCCCGCGCACGATGCGACTCATGTCGAGCCAAAGCACAGCACCGATGGCGATAAACATGAACATGAAATTGCGCCCGAAGAACACGACCAGCATGATCACGAACAGCGTGAAAGGCAGCGCGTAAAGAATATCGACCACGCGCATCATCAGTTCATCCACGCGCCCGCCGAAGAAGCCGGAGACCGAGCCATAGATGGTGCCGATGACAACCGCCACGAAACCCGCCAGCATGCCGATGATCAGTGAGATGCGGCCTGCCATGAAGACGCGGGTTAAGAGATCGCGGCCCAGTGCATCGGTGCCGAAATAGAAATGTTTCAGCTTGGCTACGGCACTCATTGTGAGGGTCAAACCGTCTGCAGATTTTTCTTCCAGCTTGGCGTTCTGGAAGGAATCCGAACGGTCGAGATAGCGCGTCACCCGCTCGTCAATCGGCTTGTCTGAGGCGACGGTGACATAGAAGCGGCCATCCTTCTCATGCCATTCCTTCAGATCAAGCTTGGCGCGCTTGGCCACGCTGATGATCTCGCCATCCAGCGTTTCTTTCTTAGGGTAAGATTCGAGGCTGGGATGCACGCGGTAATAGGCTTTGTATTGCGTGGTGAATTCATGCCCAGTGATGTTGGGCACCACGACACACAGCACCGCAACCAGCACCATATAGGCCAGGCTGACCATGGCCGCCTTGTTCTGTTTCAGGCGGCGCCAGGCATCGACCCAGAGCGAGCGGCCCTTCAATGCCTCACTCATAGCGCACCCGCGGATCAATCACCGCATACAGCAGATCGACAATGAAATTGAAGATGATGGTGAAAACAGCGATCATCACCACCGTGCCCATCACCAGCGTGTAATCGCGGTTCAGCGCGCCATCAATGAAGTAGCGGCCCACGCCGGGAATCTGGAAAATGGATTCAATGATGATCGAACCGGTGATCAGCTGTGCCATGGCCGGCCCGGCATAGGAGACCACGGGAAGGATCGCGCCGCGCAAAGCGTGACGAACAATCACGGCGTATTCCGAAAGGCCCATGGCCCGCGCGGTACGGATATGATTGGCGCTCAAGGATTCAATCATAGAGCCGCGCATCAGCCGCGCCACGATGGCGAGTTGCGGCAAGCCCAGAATGATGATCGGCCCGATGGCGTGTTTGAACGAGCCATCGCCCCAGCCGCCCACGGGTGTCAATCGTAGCAACACGCCGAAGATGATTTGATAGACCGGGGCTGTGACATAGGTGGGCAAGGTGGAACCAAAAGTGGCGATGGCGATAACCACATAGTCAATCCAGCGGTTCTGACGCAGGGCGGCGATGACACCCAGCACCGTGCCCAGCACCAGCGCGAAAACCATGGCCCAGAAACCGATCCACGCAGAAATCGGCAAAGCGATGCGGAAAAGTTCCGCCACTGAGAAATTCAGCAGCACATAGCTGGGGCCGAGATCGCCATGTGCAAGGTTCCAGAGATATTCGAGATATTGCTGCCATACAGGCAAGTCGAGATGAAACACCCGCTCGATGTTTTTCTTGATCTCGGGCGGGATGCCCTTCTCCATGTCAAACGGCCCGCCGGGGGCCACATGCATAAGGAAGAAGGAGATAGTGACGATCAGGAATAACGTCGGGATGGCAGTGAGCAGGCGGCGGAAGGTGTAGCGGAGCATTTCAGGTCACGTCGTTCCGCCTTCCCCCGCAAGCGAGAGAAGGCGTCGTTGCGTCTAAGCGAGGCAAGATAACCTCAGTCCTTGCTCACAAACCTCGACGGATGAACGTCCATCACATTGTCCACGTAGCCGTGGAGCTTGGGTGAGACGAGGTTGTGGTTGGCGTAAGTGAGCAGCGGTAGGAGTGGTTGATCCTTGATCAGGATCGCTTCTGCCTTGGAGAGCTCATCCATCCGCTTGGCAGGATCGGCTTCCGTGGAGGCCTGATCAAGCAGCGCGTCATATTCCTTGCTGGAATATTCGCCGTAATTGTTGCCGTCACCGGTGTGGCCCAGATTGAGGAAAGTGACCGGGTCCTTGAAGTCGGCGATCCAGCCGGCGCGAGCAATGTCAAAATCGCCCTTCTGTTCAAGATAGCTGTA
This genomic interval from Aestuariivirga litoralis contains the following:
- a CDS encoding alpha-glucosidase/alpha-galactosidase; translation: MAKICLVGAGSTVFARNILSDVLSNDELASSEISLFDIDETRLSTSTIMAQRICQTLGIPAKVTATTNRADALNGADFVILMMQVGGYKPATVTDFAVPKKFGVRQTIADTLGIGGIFRALRTIPVVFDIAKDMEQHCPKALMMNYVNPMAMISWAMADKFPHIRYVGLCHSVQDTSQFLARTLGEDIANIDFNCAGLNHVAFFTKFEKRLPDGAREDLYPRLRKLAADGVFPPKEAVRFEVLKRFGHFVTESSEHFSEYTPWFIKRGREDLIEKFQVPLDEYITRCENQIAGWHNLKKELEQSNEPLEVTKSREYAAAIIHSCVTGAPSVIYGNVRNDGLIENLPDAAAVEVACHVDRNGIQPIRVGKVPVQLAAIMRSNINVQELVVEAVKTGKRDHIYHAAAMDPHTAAELSLPEIAAMVDEMIAAHGNLLPQFSGVQA
- a CDS encoding helix-turn-helix domain-containing protein, translating into MPQLDPAETGNRFLQPQSFLAETHMVEPMPEAHWHDHVELNVIIKGGMTYLINGKQVDLHEGGIYCFWAAVPHQVISALDETKLVCVYVPFADFLSLVVSSEFRDELLAGHVMTCDKTDPTDVTTVTRWAQEWESDEEQLTNLLRDEARLRVRRLALNACRADKVKRAKEPDHKRDTAHIADKRTIARVQVMTSFINSDFMNPIDVSDVAKVSGLHPSSATATFRKVLGQSIAQYLRQRRLNHALKLLADTDMAIIEVAYESGHGSLTRFYDAFQRQVGCTPKDYRRRFRS
- a CDS encoding RidA family protein, giving the protein MTPEERLQQLGLVLPKPPVPVATYVPWRFAGPFLYLSGQGPKLPEGTYSVGRLGLTADIAQGYADARTTGLQLLATAKAALGELSRIEAVVKLLGMVNAEPDFSDHPKVINGCSDLFVEVLGEAGKHARSAVGVGSLPNRMTVEIEAIFLIKA
- a CDS encoding alanine racemase — encoded protein: MGKRLEDLETPVPIIDFDIMLANLVKWQAHCDKLGIASRPHIKTHKLASVARLQIALGAKGICVQKLGEAEVMADAGIRDQLLTFNVLGRAKQERLAKLMNRTDIAVVADSVEVIESLALAAKLGGRKLEVLVECDTGMGRNGVQSPAAAVALAERIENTAGLTFGGLMTYPPAFKRKEVAAFIAEAKQGLSKSGLPCPRVSSGGSKDLWDESGLEEVTEYRVGTNIYNDRTQVAVGAYTFADCAETVLATVVSTPTPERALIDAGSKALTSDLSPLPGYGVVQDLNMIPVYALNEEHGYLDTSTSPRPLKVGEQVRITMNHVCPVNNLFDKVVFVRGNEVLGAVKVDARGKVQ
- a CDS encoding ABC transporter substrate-binding protein, which encodes MKFNRSRLAFVTAALLLGVAHGAFADDKPFAGQSITVLLPSPQDANMAADFEKATGIKLDLQTASWDDVSVKVSTALLAGTAPADVTEFDWSWTGQFAAAGWYVPLNDVVSKETQEDVKGSALFNINGQLLAVPYTNDFRVMLINKKHFDDAGVKAIPKTLDELVAAAKAIKDKGITKYPIGLPLSATEGASTSWYLLTKAFGGDLFDKDMNPLFTAKDSAGYKAMAFEMQLLKDGLVDPASTGLKDSDINDTVFAKGLTSIMISGEPGRLGQYSDPKQSTVAGQVAAIPVATASGTTRSFGLLEGLGIPKSSPNQDAAKEFVKWMTAKEFQIHNYSNGVLPTRTSALADLQKDGKLISGEALVAQAPTVEPLFPAGAPTWYPQFSLAVNTSINSVAKGEISIDDAMKRIADAVVEAKKQ
- a CDS encoding carbohydrate ABC transporter permease gives rise to the protein MLGFFLILPIILTMGSLVFYPLLATFWDSLHRVDPLQQGTPFVGIANYTRVFDDAEVGRSWFNTFKYVLLAVFLETVFGVLAAALINQVKRGRQWVLAAIVLPWALPPVVSAVIWEWIYAPGPGLLNGALTAMGLPFEDFVWFNNSTLALLLITLVHVWRMMPLTIVIVLAAMQGIPGELYEAARMDGSSRFGMFRTITLPLTRGAIAVAMTNATVAAFNLFDEAIVLARNSVETRPILIQIYLEAFRKFHFSYGMALSLMVTAVSLLVSLGYVMRIHKNTRLD
- a CDS encoding carbohydrate ABC transporter permease, with protein sequence MQSAWSHRIVVWLGVGLLLLWSLVPIYWTLATSLTPAMDFNMRPIHFYPWHLTLDHYARLFGITANTIGGVNTANQFKLALLNSIITSGGATILCVLFSLMGAYAFTRLEFPGRQIIFYLVVGTLAIPGYAVLIPLFRIMVSLHQIDAYLGVTLIYVTAFLPLCLWLLKGILDILPRSLEEAARMDGAGHIRILAEIITPLAAPGLTAAAILTFLGAWGQFLVPLVFSPKATKPLTVMIPEFVGKNFIDYGLIMASGTVAIFVPCLLVIFLNKYLISGLLAGSGK
- a CDS encoding NAD(P)/FAD-dependent oxidoreductase, whose amino-acid sequence is MKTEVETVIIGAGIIGLATAFHLAREGREVMLIDPRGAGGGTSFGNACTLAPYAVTPVGHPDIISSLPGLLFSADSPLAMRWSALPQLLPWLMRFARECTPGRTRANAAHIATLLKGAVPEWQQLAADAGVAQLFHTKGCLYAYHQPDPTVLTGWPARLRAAHGTQLEVLNEAEVAKLEPQLPPMKGGGIYFPDAKHIDDPATLTQTLMSAVVKRGGVLHQASVTGIAPLDDGRVRVEGNGFSVTARKVVLSAGAWSKPLAQRIGDDFPLETERGYHLEFACETPLLNRPVSPIEFGFYLTPLTGRLRAAGTVELGGLVAPQNEKRLAYIEKRVRAVFPQLGPVASTWLGFRPSLPDSLPVIGPSSKHPSVIYAFGHGHIGMTLGAITGRLVKEMIVGGKNSDEAAAFSPRRFTS
- a CDS encoding ABC transporter ATP-binding protein, producing MKALLDIQNLTVGFKTADGTVEAVKGANFTVNAGETVAIVGESGSGKSQSMMAVMGLLPRNGITGGTATYDGRNLLALTKSQLNAIRGRKIAMIFQEPMTSLDPLYSIGDQLMEPLRAHSKLSPKEAHARALEALQLVKINDPERRMRSYPHELSGGQRQRVMIAMALANNPDLLIADEPTTALDVTIQAEILDLLASLQKKLGMGLIFITHDLGIVKRIAHRVYVMRKGEVVEEGDTKAIFAKPQHDYTKALLAAEPSGHKAPVPSSAPIVLSGNDVKVSFRLGGGFLGGVPLVINAVDKVSVALRQGQTIGIVGESGSGKSTLARALLRLLPSQGRVVFLGRDIAKLDKQAMRPLRKELQVVFQDPYGSLSPRLTAGQIVTEGLLVHEPGIGAAERDKRAIKAFEEVQIDPALRNRYPHEFSGGQRQRLAIARAIILKPKVLVLDEPTSALDRHVQTQIVELLRNLQQAHGLSYLFISHDLAVVRAIADYVIVMRNGVVVEQGLTDDVMNHPMENYTRLLMEAAFKT